Proteins encoded within one genomic window of Episyrphus balteatus chromosome 1, idEpiBalt1.1, whole genome shotgun sequence:
- the LOC129907862 gene encoding protein mago nashi, producing the protein MSTEDFYLRYYVGHKGKFGHEFLEFEFRPDGKLRYANNSNYKNDTMIRKEAFVHQSVMEELKRIILDSEIMAEDDTPWPPPDRVGRQELEIVIGDEHISFTTSKTGSLVDVNRSKDPEGLRCFYYLVQDLKCLVFSLIGLHFKIKPI; encoded by the exons ATGTCGACAGAAGACTTCTATCTACGTTACTACGTAGGTCACAAAGGTAAATTTGGCCATGAGTTTTTGGAATTCGAGTTTCGTCCCGATGGTAAACTACGCTACGCAAACAACTCCAATTATAAAAATGATACCATGATCCGCAAAGAAGCTTTTGTGCACCAGTCAGTAATGGAAGAACTTAAACGAATCATATTAGACTCCGAAATTATGGCGGAAGATGATACACCATGGCCCCCACCAGACAGGGTTGGAAGACAA GAGCTCGAAATTGTTATTGGTGACGAACACATTTCATTCACTACTTCAAAAACGGGATCTTTGGTGGATGTTAACAGATCTAAAGATCCAGAAGGTTTGAGGTGTTTTTATTACCTCGTTCAGGATCTGAAGTGTCTAGTATTTTCACTCATTGGACTGCATTTTAAGATTAAACCCatataa